In one window of Orcinus orca chromosome 17, mOrcOrc1.1, whole genome shotgun sequence DNA:
- the SLC10A5 gene encoding sodium/bile acid cotransporter 5, which translates to MIRKLFMVLLLSSVTLGEARKSFLSFLNIEKTEILFFTKTEETVAVRSSYRGQQPNSSYLFVQLEDPKMLQVVNVTKTLSDVTNFTINLVTDEDGETNLTIQLWDSEGRQERLIEDIKNVKVRVLKQRQDSLFQTSNLIDRNILMLFPPMILLNKCAFGCKIELQVFHTIWKRPLPIILGAVIQFFLMPFCGFLLTQILALPEAQAFGFVMTCTCPGGGGGYLFALLLEGDVTLAILTTCTSTLLALIMMPANSYIYSRMLGLSGTLHIPVSKIMSTPLFVLIPISVGIIIKRRLPEKANFLERIIRPLSFILMFVGIYLTFRMGLMFLKTVNLEVLLLGVLVPALGLSFGYFFAKMSMLPLPVCKTVAIEGGVLNSFLALAIIQLSFSRPNADLASVAPFTVAMCSGCEILLILLFYKAKKRCILIIEEKRKKNPRSNS; encoded by the coding sequence atgattagaaaacttTTTATGGTCCTGCTTTTGTCGTCTGTGACTCTTGGGGAGGCAAGGAAATCGTTTCTCAGTTTTCTGAACATAGAAAAGACTGAAATACTATTTTTCACAAAGACTGAAGAAACTGTCGCTGTAAGGTCAAGTTACAGAGGTCAACAGCCAAACTCCAGCTACCTCTTTGTGCAACTAGAAGATCCTAAAATGCTCCAAGTGGTGAATGTGACTAAGACCTTATCAGATGTTACCAACTTTACCATAAACCTGGTGACAGATGAAGACGGGGAGACAAATCTGACCATTCAATTGTGGGATTCTGAAGGTAGGCAAGAAAGACTCATTGAAGATATAAAGAATGTCAAAGTCAGAGTGCTCAAACAAAGACAAGACAGTCTTTTCCAGACATCAAACCTTATTGATAGAAATATCCTTATGCTTTTTCCGCCAATGATACTGTTAAATAAATGTGCGTTTGGTTGTAAGATTGAATTACAGGTGTTTCATACAATATGGAAGAGACCTTTGCCAATCATTCTTGGGGCAGTTATACAGTTTTTTCTTATGCCATTTTGTGGATTCCTTTTGACGCAGATTTTGGCATTGCCTGAAGCACAGGCTTTTGGATTTGTAATGACCTGTACCTGcccaggagggggtgggggctaTCTGTTCGCTCTGCTTCTAGAAGGAGATGTCACTTTGGCCATTTTGACGACTTGCACATCAACGTTATTGGCCCTGATAATGATGCCTGCCAATTCGTACATATACAGTAGGATGTTAGGGTTATCAGGTACTTTGCATATTCCTGTTTCTAAAATTATGTCAACACCCCTTTTCGTACTTATACCTATATCAGTGGGAATAATCATCAAGCGTAGACTACCTGAAAAAGCAAACTTCCTGGAGAGGATCATTAGGCCtctgagttttattttaatgtttgtagGGATTTATTTGACTTTCAGAATGGGATTAATGTTTCTAAAAACAGTGAACCTAGAGGTGCTTCTATTGGGTGTCTTAGTTCCTGCTTTGGGTTTGTCGTTTGGGTACTTTTTTGCTAAAATGTCTATGCTGCCTCTTCCTGTTTGTAAAACTGTTGCTATCGAAGGTGGGGTACTGAATAGTTTCTTAGCCCTTGCTATTATTCAGCTTTCTTTTTCACGGCCCAATGCAGACTTGGCTTCTGTGGCTCCTTTCACAGTGGCCATGTGTTCTGGATGTGAAATTTTACTGATCCTTCTGTTCTACAAGGCTAAGAAAAGATGTATCCTTAtcatagaagagaaaagaaagaaaaacccccGGTCTAACAGTTAA
- the ZFAND1 gene encoding AN1-type zinc finger protein 1 isoform X3, producing the protein MCPYCEKNFCLRHRHQSDHECEELEIPKSRMAATQKLVKDIIDSKRGETASKRRKGAKNSETAAKVALMKLKMHANGDKSLPQTERIYFQVFLPKGSKEKSKPMFFHQQWSIGRVIDFAASLASLKNDNNKLTPKKLRLCHSTSGEALPLDHILETWIAKEDCPLYNGGSIILEYLNDEEQFLNNVDSYLE; encoded by the exons ATGTGTCCTTATTGTGAGAAGAATTTTTGCCTGAG ACATCGTCATCAGTCAGATCATGAATGTGAAGAACTGGAAATCCCTAAGTCTCGTATGGCTGCCACTCAGAAACTTGTTAAAGACATTATTG attccaagAGAGGAGAGACAGCAAGTAAACGACGGAAAGGTGCAAAAAATAGTGAAACAGCTGCAAAGGTAGCATTGATGAAATTAAAGATGCATGCTAATGGAGATAAATCATTGCCACAG acgGAAAGAATTTACTTTCAGGTTTTCTTACCTAAGGGGAGCAAAGAGAAGAGTAAGCCAATGTTCTTTCACCAGCAGTGGAGCATTGGAAGGGTCATAGACTTTGCAGCTTCTTTAGCCAGTCttaaaaatgacaataacaaaTTAACACCTAAG AAATTGAGATTATGTCACAGTACCTCAGGAGAAGCCTTACCCTTGGATCATATTTTGGAAACCTGGATTGCTAAGGAGGATTGTCCTTTATACAATGGTGGAAGTATTATCTTGGAATATCTGAATGATGAAGAACAGTTTTtaaacaatgttgattcttactTGGAATAG
- the ZFAND1 gene encoding AN1-type zinc finger protein 1 isoform X2, translating to MAELDIGRHCQVEQCRQRDFLPFVCDGCSGIFCLEHRSRESHSCPEVTVIERLKSDTHTSYPCSFKDCAERELVPVMCPYCEKNFCLRHRHQSDHECEELEIPKSRMAATQKLVKDIIDSKRGETASKRRKGAKNSETAAKVALMKLKMHANGDKSLPQKLRLCHSTSGEALPLDHILETWIAKEDCPLYNGGSIILEYLNDEEQFLNNVDSYLE from the exons ATGGCGGAGTTGGACATTGGGCGGCACTGCCAGGTGGAACAGTGCCGGCAGCGAG attttcttccaTTTGTATGTGATGGTTGTTCAGGAATATTTTG cCTTGAACACAGGAGCAGGGAGTCACATAGCTGTCCTGAG gtTACTGTAATTGAGAGACTGAAGTCAGATACACATACATCTTACCCATGCTCATTCAAGGACTGTGCTGAAAGAGAGCTTGTGCCAGTTATGTGTCCTTATTGTGAGAAGAATTTTTGCCTGAG ACATCGTCATCAGTCAGATCATGAATGTGAAGAACTGGAAATCCCTAAGTCTCGTATGGCTGCCACTCAGAAACTTGTTAAAGACATTATTG attccaagAGAGGAGAGACAGCAAGTAAACGACGGAAAGGTGCAAAAAATAGTGAAACAGCTGCAAAGGTAGCATTGATGAAATTAAAGATGCATGCTAATGGAGATAAATCATTGCCACAG AAATTGAGATTATGTCACAGTACCTCAGGAGAAGCCTTACCCTTGGATCATATTTTGGAAACCTGGATTGCTAAGGAGGATTGTCCTTTATACAATGGTGGAAGTATTATCTTGGAATATCTGAATGATGAAGAACAGTTTTtaaacaatgttgattcttactTGGAATAG
- the ZFAND1 gene encoding AN1-type zinc finger protein 1 isoform X1 — MAELDIGRHCQVEQCRQRDFLPFVCDGCSGIFCLEHRSRESHSCPEVTVIERLKSDTHTSYPCSFKDCAERELVPVMCPYCEKNFCLRHRHQSDHECEELEIPKSRMAATQKLVKDIIDSKRGETASKRRKGAKNSETAAKVALMKLKMHANGDKSLPQTERIYFQVFLPKGSKEKSKPMFFHQQWSIGRVIDFAASLASLKNDNNKLTPKKLRLCHSTSGEALPLDHILETWIAKEDCPLYNGGSIILEYLNDEEQFLNNVDSYLE; from the exons ATGGCGGAGTTGGACATTGGGCGGCACTGCCAGGTGGAACAGTGCCGGCAGCGAG attttcttccaTTTGTATGTGATGGTTGTTCAGGAATATTTTG cCTTGAACACAGGAGCAGGGAGTCACATAGCTGTCCTGAG gtTACTGTAATTGAGAGACTGAAGTCAGATACACATACATCTTACCCATGCTCATTCAAGGACTGTGCTGAAAGAGAGCTTGTGCCAGTTATGTGTCCTTATTGTGAGAAGAATTTTTGCCTGAG ACATCGTCATCAGTCAGATCATGAATGTGAAGAACTGGAAATCCCTAAGTCTCGTATGGCTGCCACTCAGAAACTTGTTAAAGACATTATTG attccaagAGAGGAGAGACAGCAAGTAAACGACGGAAAGGTGCAAAAAATAGTGAAACAGCTGCAAAGGTAGCATTGATGAAATTAAAGATGCATGCTAATGGAGATAAATCATTGCCACAG acgGAAAGAATTTACTTTCAGGTTTTCTTACCTAAGGGGAGCAAAGAGAAGAGTAAGCCAATGTTCTTTCACCAGCAGTGGAGCATTGGAAGGGTCATAGACTTTGCAGCTTCTTTAGCCAGTCttaaaaatgacaataacaaaTTAACACCTAAG AAATTGAGATTATGTCACAGTACCTCAGGAGAAGCCTTACCCTTGGATCATATTTTGGAAACCTGGATTGCTAAGGAGGATTGTCCTTTATACAATGGTGGAAGTATTATCTTGGAATATCTGAATGATGAAGAACAGTTTTtaaacaatgttgattcttactTGGAATAG